One Leguminivora glycinivorella isolate SPB_JAAS2020 chromosome 15, LegGlyc_1.1, whole genome shotgun sequence genomic window, CTGTGTGTACTGATTTATCAGTCACTACTTCGGTGGTGTCTTCAGATTGTGCGGATGTCGCTTCTACAATCTCAGTTGTAGTTTCAGTAGGCGTTTCTTTTTCTTTGAGCGCGGCGTGCGTTGCTGGCTGTTGAGATGTGACATCCTCAACTACAGTTGTTGGTGCAGGTGATTCTGATTGGAGTTTAGTAACATTAGCCATTGATAATGACGATACCTCAATTGATGGTGTAGTTTCCGGGGTGTTCGTAGTGAACTCTTCATCATTGTCAGTAGTAGTATAATACCTAGGCCTGTATGTAGTAATAGGACTGTCTTTTATTGTAGTTGCTTTAGTTCTAGTCGGAGCCACTGGGTGCCACTCACTTGGTGTGGATTCATCTACTTTGTCAGTCACAGCTTCTGTGGGAACGTAGGAGAATCTTCTTGTCGTAATTTCATAGTCGGTGGTGGTCGGTTCTTCAGTTACCGTCTCAgtaattatttcattgttttgCTTAGGATTTAAACTAGTCTCGTCGAGAGGCGTTGTTACTCCCTTTGGTAATTTAGTAATTGAAGCAAAAGTTCCAGCTGAGTTTACTTCATTCTTAGTGACTGGTACCCAAGAAGTAACtgtttcttttgttttgttGTTATCCTCTGCAACTTCTATCTCGGTTTTTACTCCCTCAGTGGACGTGAGAGGCTGAGGGCTGTTCTGCACAGATATATTACTCTCAGCGGGTTGGCGTTCCGATTTGTTCTCTATTGGCATAACTTCCGTATTCATATCAGGGTCAGGAGACGCGTGAGGAAGTACTGGTCGCCAAGGTACTTTGTTTTGGTCAATATCTGCAACCTTTCTAGTAACTAAGTTGTTTGTCTCAGGAGTTTGAGTTGTAGTGGTCGAACTCGTAGTAATTACGTTTTTGTCTGAAAAGTTAAACAACAAAGTTTTAATGTTTTGTAGGAAATGATATCCTACAGGTTGTTAACGGTCATCAGGTCAAATCCTTGTAATAAGATCTTGAATTGAAAATCGAGGGAATTTTGAAAATACTTTTAGACTAATATACATGTatgataccaaagaggatcaagtattatagagagttactgtcgaagtaaaatgtgtaatcacagtgcataaactgccatctcttgacacaggcttgaaacttttgaacctcagttttgacaatttggtccatattcttagctcgatgtgtgttaaaatgtcaaatattaatattacgtaccccaaaggtgtaatgccatctaggccaccgtacctttttctgtatggtactgaggtacgtttttttcttagactttatctgtctatacggagttatatatgtctttgatgatactgatgttaataatataatataagtactGATGTTAAGTAGTTGCATTGATATAAGTAAATtgtgtataataaaattattatgaataactcTCAAAAGGCCGTTTAATGAAATTGAACTGCCAACGGAAAAGTCTACAACACTCCGTTGTCAGTTTTACTCTAAATAAAGGTGATTAagtaaatttttttgaaaacatGAATAATTTGATAAAAAGTCAAACTCACCTCCAATCTCATTGACTTTTTGCACTTCGTTTTCTTCGACGCTCTTTTGCGTCGAGCTCGTTACATTTGTCGCTCCTGGCGGGCTTCTTAAGCTGGCAAGCGCCCACGCTGTCAGTGTCGGTGGGATCTCCAGCTCGCTCGTGGTTGTCGTCTCGTCCTCCACGGACGTGGCGGTCGTAGTTCCGAACTTCATCGACCCCCTCTTCGATAACGAAGGAATACTGTTATCAGAAATAGTCTGAGACTGCACCAACTTCTTCACTCCGCCCACAtcgctttgcaaaattggatctatGTCCGATGACACAGTCGTAAGAACGGTTCTATTCGACTGCTTTGGACGGACGGTTGAGGTCGTTCTATCTTTAATACTAAAATGCTCCGCGTATATTGTAGTAGGATACGTAGGTTTTGTATAACTTTTGGTAACATTTCGTCTTGGAGCCATCCACGTTGGTTTTGCTTTTGGAGTTGTGTAGTGGAATTTTCTTGTAGTGTTCCTGACATAATGGGTCTGTACATTTTCGGCTGTCGGTGTGACGTTGTTAGGAGAATCCTTAGCTCCAGTAAATCCAGTTAGTCTCTTAGAATATCCTCTATTTCTGCTGGGGAAACTGTTAGAGAACGGCCTCGTTGTCTTCTCAGTAGATGAAATAGAGTTAATTGTGGAATAGGGTATTGAGCTTGACGGATTAAAGAAAGGTGCTAATGAACTAGAAGATGATAAAAAGTTAGAGGACACGGTGGGCCCCAATTCAGGATCAGGGAAAAGCGGTTTTGTGGAAACAGGGAAAATATTTGATGGGGTTCCTTGTATCGAGGCCAACTCATCTTCAGCAGGGGTTTGAACTGTAGGTTCCGAAGGTAAAGTGTCATTGTCACAATCATCTTCATTAGAATTGTTTATTGCGTATGTTTCGGTGGAAAGTACAGACATTTCATAATAAACACTCGTGCCGTGCACATCAGAAAGTTCTTTGTTGTTAGTTCCTGCACCATCATTATCAATAAGGCGGGTTTCTTTGGTATTCTTGATAATTATGGTGGACCTGTTGCCTGGCTTAGTAATATTTGGACTTAAACCTACTTTTTCACTTATACGTACACTTGTAATGTTCGGTGGTGGTGATCTGGCTTTAATAGCTTCCAAGTTTTTAATAATACTTGACGATACTTCTTGATACTTCCTATCGAAGAAGTCATTTTTAGGCGTCGTTAAATCAGTATCAAAATCGAAGAAATTCGATTTATAGGgcgaatcatcatcatctttgGGTAAGAAACTTGAAAAAGAGCTAAGTACCGTACTTGAATAATCAGCGTACTTATCACTAGGACTAATTTTAGAATCTTTTCCATGGTCATCATCGAAACCGGGTATATGGAAAAAATTGTTGTCATCAAATTTGCTAGTGAATTTCTCGAAAGAGTCGTCATCATCGTCTTCCTCGCTTTTACTGTCTTCTGTGGTGGTGCTTGTGCTTACTGGCATTTTTGTTCTCTTGTAGTTTCTCATGCTGTCCATAATCTGCCCTGGCTTCTTCACTTCCGCCGTGGGGGTCACTATGATCACTCCGGGGACGGTGTCCGTTGTTGAGGTTCTGACCCTCCTCGGGGGGCTGGGTGTGGTGGATCGCGAGTAGTATCGAGCCCTTCCCCTGTGTTTGTACTTGGCGTTTTTCTCGGTGTGTTCCTCGGAGACGGAGCCCTTGGGTAGTTCGTTGAGGACGGGGTCGAGGGTGCGGGGGCGGGCGCGCGGCCAGGCGGCGGCGGGCCGGGACCGCTCGCCGCGGGCGGGCGCCTGCGCCTGCGCCTGCGcctgcgccggcgccggcgccggggTCGTGTCGAGCGGAAGCGCGCTGCCGCCGGCTGGGGTGCTGCTTAATAGTAGCAGGTATGCTACTAATGCTGCACCTGGAAACAGTATAAAGTAGGCGTTAGTATTCcggtttaattatttattttagttaagCTCTATTATTAGgcaatcaaattatttattttcaaatattatttttgaatattctAAATCCAAGACAATGCTGATATGAAGCTTATCTTTAACTGTTATTTTGGATATCCTAATTAGTCAATAATTTTCGGAAAAGTGAAGTAAACAaccatataaatataaaaatataaatcttGGTTACTCACCTAAGGATATTCTTACTGGTGACTCCATTATTACTTCATTTTGTTCTTTGTGTCGAAAATACTCAATGACTTGCCAGAAGCCTGTGTCCCATGTTATCCTGAaacaataaataacaaattttaatattctgtacctaaatatttaaaaaaatgtttttttaactaTTTGACACATtgttctcacttgatggtctgtttgtgttgtaatgtgtaattaatcttggctatgttcacgaataaattatattatattcaattCTATTAGTAAGAGTTTTCAGGAGATATTCTCCTCTACACGAAATTATCTATTAATTATTCGATATCTgataaaataatttggatttcctCTTTATATTTCGTCAGTAACAAGTAGGCTAACTTGATAATTAATATATACGTGATTTGGGTTTAGTTCTATAGCAAAAGCTGCTCAATGTGTCATAAATATTCACCCCAGAAATTAATGCCGGTGACTCAAACACTCTGTATTTTTTCTAAGAACTATTTCAGTGTAACTTGATCTATTTGTTTTAAATACAACAACCATCAACAAATAGGTGTTAAACAGGGATTTACCCAAATTGCATTATAAATGCCAACGGAAATCTCAGCCTCTTCCACTCAATAAAATTGCTCCATCGAAGCCTTATCTTCGATAAAAACAATCACGATTCTATTAAACATGTCCGATTAGTTCCGTgttgcaacaggcgtttaatcGCCACCGGCTGCCGGTTGCAACTAAAGTTCCTAGCCAACGTGCCACTGCCAATAGTATTCTACGTAGCGTctaagaggatcgagtattatagagagttactgtcaaagtaaaatgtgtaatctcagtgcatagactgccatctctcgacacaggcttaaaacttttgaacctcagttttgacatttggcccatattcttagcttgatatgtattaaaatgtaaaatattaatattagcgccatctagccgagcgtcccccaaaggtgtatcgccatctaggtcatcgtacctttttctgtatggttttgaggtacgttttttcttagactttatctgtctatacggagttacatatgtatttGGTAGCGTATTCATATTTGTGAAGCTCTTCCATCTTCTTCCATTTGACAgccggtctggcctagtagTGACACACACAGAGGGTAGTGAAGTGACAGAGGCAGcattgggttcgaatcccagtaacgtcttttgtttttgttatgaGCATACATAAATGTTCCCGTCATGGTggttttctttatttaaatacctttgtatttattcatacatataagtacctatgtgtGTAGTGATTGATTGTATGTAAGTATCATAGATTCGTCGCCTATTCCTACTAAGAACGCATAATACAAGCTATGCTTTGTGTGTGGCTAGATAGATTTGTGTTAGGTGTCCccgatattcatttatttttataatattagcgcgacagagacGTAGGCGTGTTTGCTATGGAACGTAAACGATTGGCATGTTGCCTAGGCACGCAGTTACACCGGCGATTCCCATGACTTTATTGACACTGTGTCAGATTAGATTAGCGTGACGACATGCTTTTGTTTCTTATAGCATATGTTACAGGTGTTACATGTTAGCGATTTTGTTGTCTGAATTAGCAGCTTACTTACTcacaatttttgtaaaaaaaatatcttttattAAGTTTAGTAGTAGTAcctagtagtaaacactttattgcacagaacaaattacaagtagGTACAGTGAATAgttataatggttatgtacaaaggcgagcttatccctttacgTTTATTATGTTtctacattttttatattaaggtATCTACTTTTATAGGgaaattattttaatcataatACTATCACGGCTCTGTGTATTAGATTTATACTCCCAAGCATGCAAATGACTGGACTCGAATGACCCGAGTGTTAAAAGGGAAGATATGAACgctaaataattttaatgtgcCTTACATTAAGGGCCAcctgcaccaacgaaaatgaagagttaacccgagggttagcctaccattttatatggaatttgacagatgacagcccactaaccctgagttaagtggttggtgcaagtgggcctaaatgTATGTTGTTTATAAGCATTTGTATATCATAtttatattgttgtctgagtagccataacacaagccttcttgcgCTTTCAACCGGTGTGGtctaaaaatgtcctataatattcattGATTGAGATAATTTGACCCTTACCGAATCAAAGAAAGTCAATCAAACAAACATCATGTTCAAAAACTACTCGAATACAAATATAACTTTGTACTGAGTAGTTTATTTGTCATCCTTCACagaattttattaaaaggaaagTTTGTTCCACTTTCCCGGTCGGATTGTTCAAGTTATTGTTGTCGAATTTTCTTTGTCATATCTGAGGTCATGAGTCAtgagacataaataaataatatgctcGATTCTAGTTCAATGATTGCTCTTTAGCTCCGTACCCTTAAGAAGAATAATTCCTACCTCTATTGAAGAAGAAagaatattttcgtaaataaattattctcaAGTCACCCTTTTTTTAACCAGCGTAACTCAGTTATTGGAACCAAATAacgtgttttttagggttccgtagtcaactaggaacccttatagtttcgccatgtctgtctgtccgtctgtccgcggataatctcagtaaccgtaagcactagaaagcagaaatttggtaccaatatgtatatcaatcacgccaacaaagtgcaaaaataaaaaatggaaaaaaatgttttgttaggataccccctacatgtaaagtgggggctgatatttttttca contains:
- the LOC125233833 gene encoding mucin-5AC — encoded protein: MVGRITWDTGFWQVIEYFRHKEQNEVIMESPVRISLGAALVAYLLLLSSTPAGGSALPLDTTPAPAPAQAQAQAQAPARGERSRPAAAWPRARPRTLDPVLNELPKGSVSEEHTEKNAKYKHRGRARYYSRSTTPSPPRRVRTSTTDTVPGVIIVTPTAEVKKPGQIMDSMRNYKRTKMPVSTSTTTEDSKSEEDDDDDSFEKFTSKFDDNNFFHIPGFDDDHGKDSKISPSDKYADYSSTVLSSFSSFLPKDDDDSPYKSNFFDFDTDLTTPKNDFFDRKYQEVSSSIIKNLEAIKARSPPPNITSVRISEKVGLSPNITKPGNRSTIIIKNTKETRLIDNDGAGTNNKELSDVHGTSVYYEMSVLSTETYAINNSNEDDCDNDTLPSEPTVQTPAEDELASIQGTPSNIFPVSTKPLFPDPELGPTVSSNFLSSSSSLAPFFNPSSSIPYSTINSISSTEKTTRPFSNSFPSRNRGYSKRLTGFTGAKDSPNNVTPTAENVQTHYVRNTTRKFHYTTPKAKPTWMAPRRNVTKSYTKPTYPTTIYAEHFSIKDRTTSTVRPKQSNRTVLTTVSSDIDPILQSDVGGVKKLVQSQTISDNSIPSLSKRGSMKFGTTTATSVEDETTTTSELEIPPTLTAWALASLRSPPGATNVTSSTQKSVEENEVQKVNEIGDKNVITTSSTTTTQTPETNNLVTRKVADIDQNKVPWRPVLPHASPDPDMNTEVMPIENKSERQPAESNISVQNSPQPLTSTEGVKTEIEVAEDNNKTKETVTSWVPVTKNEVNSAGTFASITKLPKGVTTPLDETSLNPKQNNEIITETVTEEPTTTDYEITTRRFSYVPTEAVTDKVDESTPSEWHPVAPTRTKATTIKDSPITTYRPRYYTTTDNDEEFTTNTPETTPSIEVSSLSMANVTKLQSESPAPTTVVEDVTSQQPATHAALKEKETPTETTTEIVEATSAQSEDTTEVVTDKSVHTESSEADVSTEVSETPPSVIKENISEDSSGSNEVITMETTKMVPPPSTTTSTTTKTTTTTTTTTTTTTTTPAPTTEEKKETTTEEETTTPQISTVPVQKIAETEIDVETTTELGTKPIGELEDVSSYGDVTTERLTPMDEAGSGAAVAIAVSTIGVIALILLIGLLLVVRRRGRRGVYAQRCTPVSLDAYSLDSVSVGHRKGNQRLRASKRSYGNPAYDDEVTSHPMNYAALANFALDMESMSTEFAEIPSVTVRPDEVPPGCEDKNRYSNVLPLPETRVPLKRVGNDPTSEYINANYITGPGNIKNYYIACQAPLPNTVADFWRMVWEQNSRVIVMLTEYMENGVEKCYEYLPPSEVSDNKRTFGEYQILLKKREQRDKYAVSSVQLINLTTRTWREVTHLWYFWPAKGVPDDYDSVLDFLSEMRSYMKVSQSAKEYDEEGVEVIYGDGSRSSYGNLSKLREEGSPGNGVNVYSPAKAEEMMRRGHATNGTLSRMKAASEVEGVRPCTVVCASGAGRSCALIALDICARALAAHAADVPRVVRELRAQRPHSLSNRHHYIFLYKVLSEYGNKLNGGGVDTI